A stretch of Chloracidobacterium sp. DNA encodes these proteins:
- a CDS encoding NAD(P)/FAD-dependent oxidoreductase — MNAPHTTSSPVDILVLGGGFAGLNTAFQLSNYPWTRPVRITLVDRNDRFLFTPMAYEILTGEVEVWEIAPLYRDILGNRPVTFVQGNIERIDLDKRQVQVADKTHRYDYLVLALGGRPNFRQVPGAEKYSQPFYDLSHVQAYKQHIAQVLDRAKQTSDPKARKALLNFLVVGAGTCGVEVSCKLADYLDAQAQARGLDRKEMEIHLIDRNERILRGVAHRLEPIALDALRRRGVNLVLDWGVTKVTPEGVEIRCDKQGTLKQVAAATVTWTGGIEMHPLMTNLPVEKDSQGRVCVTHQLEVPGRPGVYALGDATHFPTEDGKGLPATAQVAVRQSEIAAWNIRADIEGWAKLPYIYIGLGEMLTLGIGEAGADIFGMCIGGTLGAALRRAVYLTKLPTVGLKVRVGGTWVNAIAQSLLATGERALDAVRQAAAQAQSSRAA, encoded by the coding sequence ATGAACGCGCCTCACACGACGTCATCGCCGGTTGACATTCTGGTTTTGGGCGGCGGGTTCGCCGGTCTCAATACGGCTTTCCAACTCTCTAACTACCCATGGACGCGCCCTGTCCGCATCACGCTTGTAGATCGGAATGATCGGTTTTTGTTCACGCCCATGGCCTACGAAATCCTAACGGGGGAGGTCGAGGTTTGGGAGATTGCGCCACTGTACCGCGACATTCTCGGCAACCGGCCGGTGACGTTCGTGCAGGGCAACATTGAGCGGATTGATCTTGACAAGCGGCAGGTGCAGGTCGCCGACAAAACGCACCGGTACGACTATCTGGTGCTGGCGTTGGGCGGGCGTCCCAACTTCCGGCAAGTACCTGGTGCAGAGAAGTATTCGCAACCCTTTTATGACCTGAGCCATGTCCAGGCCTACAAGCAACACATTGCGCAGGTGCTTGATCGTGCCAAGCAGACGAGCGATCCCAAGGCCCGGAAGGCGTTGTTGAACTTCCTTGTCGTCGGCGCTGGGACGTGCGGCGTGGAAGTGAGCTGCAAGTTAGCCGACTACCTTGACGCGCAGGCGCAGGCGCGCGGACTCGACCGCAAGGAAATGGAAATCCACTTGATTGACCGCAACGAGCGGATTTTGCGCGGTGTAGCGCACCGGCTGGAGCCGATTGCGCTGGATGCGCTCCGGCGGCGCGGCGTCAATCTGGTGCTGGATTGGGGTGTGACTAAAGTCACGCCGGAGGGGGTTGAAATCCGCTGCGACAAACAGGGAACGCTCAAGCAAGTGGCGGCGGCGACTGTCACGTGGACGGGCGGTATTGAGATGCATCCTTTGATGACGAATCTGCCGGTTGAAAAGGACTCACAGGGCCGTGTGTGCGTCACGCATCAGCTGGAAGTTCCCGGCCGGCCCGGCGTCTATGCCCTTGGTGACGCAACGCATTTCCCGACAGAGGACGGTAAGGGACTTCCGGCGACGGCGCAGGTCGCCGTCCGACAGTCGGAGATTGCTGCGTGGAACATCCGTGCCGACATTGAGGGTTGGGCCAAGCTGCCGTACATCTACATCGGCCTTGGGGAAATGCTGACGCTTGGCATTGGCGAGGCCGGCGCGGACATTTTTGGAATGTGCATCGGCGGGACGCTCGGCGCAGCGCTGCGCCGCGCCGTCTACCTGACAAAGCTGCCGACCGTTGGGCTGAAAGTGCGCGTGGGCGGTACGTGGGTCAACGCCATCGCCCAGAGCTTACTGGCGACCGGCGAACGTGCATTGGACGCCGTTCGTCAGGCAGCCGCACAGGCGCAATCCAGCCGCGCGGCATAG
- a CDS encoding response regulator, with protein MDGIELCRTVRLDPRTAGIPFLFLSARQDIEARLEGLSAGADDFLGKPFSLDELVYRINRLLTNRRSPLVEESLEVNPNHLGQVSFEQALDLICTHALSGLLSVIMQDGAVGRVSFEAGRSTEAVLEDIKGEVVAEGQAALAVILAGPRTAFTFSGQQTLDNAVLMSRITRIVESEIAS; from the coding sequence ATGGACGGGATTGAGCTATGCCGGACTGTCCGACTCGATCCGCGCACGGCCGGCATCCCCTTCCTCTTCCTAAGCGCCCGTCAGGACATTGAAGCCCGTTTGGAGGGACTATCGGCCGGAGCGGATGACTTTTTGGGCAAGCCTTTCAGCCTTGACGAACTGGTGTATCGCATCAATCGCCTACTGACCAATCGCCGATCACCGCTGGTGGAGGAAAGCCTTGAAGTCAATCCCAACCATCTCGGTCAGGTTTCCTTTGAGCAGGCTTTGGATTTGATCTGCACGCACGCCCTGAGCGGCTTGCTTTCCGTCATTATGCAGGACGGTGCGGTCGGGCGAGTGTCGTTTGAGGCAGGCCGGTCCACTGAAGCTGTGCTTGAGGACATCAAGGGAGAAGTCGTCGCCGAGGGACAAGCTGCGCTCGCAGTCATTCTGGCCGGCCCGCGCACGGCCTTTACCTTCTCCGGGCAACAGACGCTGGACAATGCGGTGCTGATGAGCCGGATCACGCGCATCGTCGAATCGGAAATCGCTTCTTGA
- a CDS encoding response regulator, giving the protein MTPESVPPSKGNILIVEDDRFVRQAITHALRSKGYEVFSAADGCEALRRLAVTTTEVIVCDIAMPKHGRD; this is encoded by the coding sequence ATGACTCCCGAATCAGTTCCACCTTCAAAGGGCAACATCCTCATCGTCGAGGATGATCGTTTTGTTCGTCAGGCGATTACCCATGCGTTGCGGTCGAAAGGATACGAGGTGTTTTCGGCCGCCGACGGTTGTGAGGCGCTGAGACGGCTTGCCGTAACGACCACCGAGGTGATCGTTTGCGACATTGCCATGCCGAAACATGGACGGGATTGA